One Parashewanella spongiae genomic window, CCACATTGCTTAATTGGTTTTATCTCGTCAACGAGTAGCTCTACTTCGTGTTCAACTTCTTTTCTTGTGAGGTGTATCGGGAGAGTTTTAATGACCTCATATACTTTTTTTGGTTGATGAGGATGAGGCCACTCCGTTCTACTTAGGTAAACATGAATCTGTTCACAGTCTCGCTCGGCTCTTATGCCATCATGGTAAATGCCGTTTATTCTGTTAACGAAGCAAAAAGAAAAAGGTTGTTTTACCATATTATTACAAGCGTTATATGTGCAACATGATTCATTCTGAGCTTTGAAGTCAGCATCAATGAGCTGGTGGCACTTTTGGCAGATAAAGAAAGCGGGTGAGTTGTGGAGTACACGACATAAAGCTTTTATTGAATGTATTGCTCGGCTTGGGTTTACGTTGAGTTTTTCATAGATAAGTTTTTTATGGGTTCCATTATGTGAACGAATTGTCGCTGTGATCCTGAAGTCAGCCTCTAATTCAATATGATAAATGTTTTCTTTATCTACTTCCGATGCAAGGTATCTGAATGCATTTATATGACTTTCAATGTGTTTAGCCAATGAATTAAATGGATCTGTAAAAGTTTTAAGTTCTCTGATACGAGTATAGAAATAGCGTTCTCGTACATGTTCAAAAAACTGGTCAATAAATTTTTGGTGGCCTGTTATAAAAACTGAACGCTGCATTAATAATGACTGAACGGTTGGTAACGTGTCCATGTGTATTAAAATCCTTTTATCTTAGTTCGTTTTTAGCCAAGCTTATTTAAAAATTGTTTGTGGTCTTCATCATTTAAATCGAAAGGGCAGATATTTAGAGTTAGATTGTCTTTGAAAGTGAATTCCTGAAGTTCTTCATCAAAACGTTTATGCTTCGGATAAATCAAAAAGAGCTTACCTGTACCGTCAAGGTATTTTTCACCATAAGCGTGCATTTGATACATATCTGATTGAGATAAATCATACTTATGCTTAGCTGTATTTTTTGAACTATTTAGTAACTTCCACTTGGTATCTAAAACTGCACGTATCTTTTTACCTTCATAAATGACCATATCAGGTTTGAGCTTGAACCAGTCTTCACCATTGTGGCGCAATAAGGATTTTGATTGTGCTTGTTCTTTTAGCTTCAAGTTTTTCGGTAAATATTTAGCTAATTCAAGTGCTACATATTTCTCAAAAAGCACTTCCATAGGGAATAGAAAAGATAAACCGCTGCTCTTTCCTGACATAGCAATTGGTGATTGATAACTTAAAATCAATTCACACCAAGGTTTAAGTGGAGAGTAATGTGATAAAGACCGTTCAGATGACCACTTTCTGAAATCATTCGTGTGATTCTTTGATTTAGGAATTTCAGAAAAAACAAATAGCAGCTCTCTTGCGAGCTTTTGATTAAATGTGGATTGTGACCAGTTCAACACCTGAGCTAGTGCAGAGTGAACTAATCGATTCTCAGCTCTATCTGCAGTAAATATATCATGCTCAATATGAAAGAAATGTTGCTTTCCTGGTCTTTGAAGAAGTTGTTTATGAGTTAACAATCGCCCTTTTAAAAAACGAGTTTCACTATGTGTGCGTTGATATTGACTGCGAATACCTCTTTTAACTAAATGAGCGACGTTTTCTAAAAATTGACCTATGAGAGTTTCAAATAGAGGTCTTCTTAATATCTCAAGTTGTGTTTGTTCAAATTGATAGAGCTTAATTTTATGTACAGCGCTGAGCATTTTAAGAAGCGTTTTTCGTGACTGAATAATGTCATTTATGTCATCTGATACAGATGTCTTTGGTAAAACTTCGATTCGGGTACCACATGGAGTTTCCAAAACACCCACAAAGTTAAGCACTTTAATTGCAAGCTGCTTTTTATATTGGGTGACACGAATAAGGTTTCGTTCGGTGGCATCGTTACTTTGACTATTCAGTAACAGCCACTCAAATGCTGTATTTGGAATGGAGTGGAGATCAATATTCTTGTATTTATCTCCAACCACCAGCAGAGCATATTCTCGAACGATAATATTACTCTGTTGTTTCTGCATTTGGATTATAAATCCCTATATAGGCTTGAGGTTGACTTAACGCTTTGTTGTTGCGTTCAAAGCGTTGAATACCATGTTTATCAAGTTCGTCACCTAACAATAATTCGATTTCTTCTTCAGAGAATTTTTCGTTGATGAATCTTAAATCTGATTTATTAGGTTTTAAATGATCACCTAATACTTGACTGACTCGCTCCCAATCTTCAAAGAAATACTCTTCAAGCAATGGAATAATTTCAAGTTCAAATATTTCAGCAAGCTTTTCAATTGTCGATTCAGTTTTTAAAGGAAGTAAAAAACTGTGCCCGATAGTGTGTTCTCGGTCATACAAAAGTTCGATTCTTTTATTGATGGTTTCGAGCATCTTTGAAATATTAATTTCATCAACTTTAATATCTTTTAAAACAGTGTAATCAGGCATCATCTCAATAAATTTAAAACGACGACGTAGAGCGATGTCGAGCTGTGCTAACGATTTATCAGCCGTATTCATTGTGCCAATGATGTATAAGTTTGATGGCACTGAAAATGGCTCTTTAGAGTAGGGCAACTTAACAGTTAATGACTCTTTGCCACCAGCACGTTTACTTGGTTCAATTAGGGTGATGAGCTCACCAAAAATATTCGCAATGTTGCCACGGTTAATTTCGTCGATGATTAATACACGCTTCTCACTATTAGAAGTAACTTCGTTAGCAATACCATAATTAATAATCCCTTCAACAAGTGGTGCAAGGACGTTGGGGTAACCATTAATAAGGTATTTTTCTAATGGAATATGAACTCTGTCAAAGACCTTCTTGTCAGCAATATCTTTAATGGTAATTATTTTTTGACGAACTAGATTCAAAAGTTCATGAACAATTGAGCGTGAGATAGGCAAATGTGAACCATTAGGCTTTATTATCATTATTTCTTCATCTGTAATTGCTTGAACTTTATAACCTTTGAATTGGTAACCGGGTTCAACAATTACTTTTTTTGTAGCAAGCTCATTACCTTTTAGTAAATGTTGAAGTTTGTCTAAATTGATTGTTGGCGTTCTTAATCGATATAAAGTCATTTGAGAGATACTTCTATCAAATAACTCTTCAGCAGGAAGCGAGTATTCATAAACTCGATGCCAAATGACTCTGCGCTTTTGAGCATAGTGCCCATTTTCTATTGCGTAAGGATCATACTCATAGTCACTGGTAACTTCTGCAATTGCTCTAAATTTTTGGTTGCCATCTGAAATAACAATTAAATCACCAATATTCATTTCGGACTTGAAGTGAAATACAGAGGTTACTCCATAGTCAGTGCTTTCTTTATCTTCTCTGATGTTTACGTTTTCAGAACGATACTTATTGATGACATCTTTTCTGGTGTTACAGGAAGTAAAGTCGATATTTTTACCATAACCAAGTAAGACATAATTGTTCTCAATACACTGATGATAGATTCCTCCCTCATCCCCAAGAGTATTTCCAAGAGACATTTTCCAGATTTTTTTACCAGCAATATCAACACGTTTTTGAGATAATGATAATTGAGGCTTGGCTTTTGCCGCATTGCACATGCGCTTAAAAATACCGTCTTCTATCTGGTATGTAAGTTGTCCAAGGTTGTCACTGTTAGCTCTTAAGCCTTCAATGAAATCTTCATAACTAAAACTTTGATGGAATGTGACAAAGCCAATACGGTTAGCTTTTAATTGTTTATCAAATTGATTTTTTAGCGCTTCTCGATCATGTTTATGTTGCTCGTAAAACTCAGGCTCTATAATCTTTAATGCATGATTAATGGTACTGTAGGTTTTACCAGTACCCGGTGAGCCATAAAGGATAGCGTTCAACGTTGAGCAATTATCATCATTTATTTGAGTTTCTAGTTGCGATTCTTCATCTTCAATAATAACCGCTTCCTGTTCATCTTCAGTTGAATTAGCAGACCAGATTTGGCGGCCATATGTAATGATGTCGGTATCGCCACGGTTTTGCATTAATTCTCTGTATAATTTAGAGCGTGGGGCTTTGGTCATGCCAGTAGCACTTTCGAGCATTTGTTTTTGGTAAATGCCAACAATTACAGGGTTATCTCTGTCTTGGTTTAAAAATGCAAACTTCCACTTTAAAGTATCAGAGATCCCCAAACTTTCGATTTGCTCTAATTCACCAGTTTTAATGAATGTATAAACATCGAGTAGTTGCTTTTTTATTGATTCAAATGCTTCCTGCTCAGTAGCACCAAATTTCTTATTCCAAGAATACACCTCTCCGTGTTGAATATGTGCTCTTCCACCTTTTGGATTTTTGCTTCGTTTATAAATACCGAATTTAGATGAATCACCACCTCGAATAGAGCCAAGAATTTTCGTTTTATGCTCTAACCAATAGGCTAATGTGTCTTCATTTGAAACATTAACATATTCCTCTAGAGTAAGATGTTGAATTGCTTCGATAGGCCATCTCTTAAGAAAAGCATCCCATGCATCGACTCGTTGTTGATCTGTGTAGCTCACTATAATTCCTTCTATTTATTCAGATAA contains:
- a CDS encoding McrC family protein codes for the protein MQKQQSNIIVREYALLVVGDKYKNIDLHSIPNTAFEWLLLNSQSNDATERNLIRVTQYKKQLAIKVLNFVGVLETPCGTRIEVLPKTSVSDDINDIIQSRKTLLKMLSAVHKIKLYQFEQTQLEILRRPLFETLIGQFLENVAHLVKRGIRSQYQRTHSETRFLKGRLLTHKQLLQRPGKQHFFHIEHDIFTADRAENRLVHSALAQVLNWSQSTFNQKLARELLFVFSEIPKSKNHTNDFRKWSSERSLSHYSPLKPWCELILSYQSPIAMSGKSSGLSFLFPMEVLFEKYVALELAKYLPKNLKLKEQAQSKSLLRHNGEDWFKLKPDMVIYEGKKIRAVLDTKWKLLNSSKNTAKHKYDLSQSDMYQMHAYGEKYLDGTGKLFLIYPKHKRFDEELQEFTFKDNLTLNICPFDLNDEDHKQFLNKLG
- a CDS encoding AAA family ATPase — its product is MSYTDQQRVDAWDAFLKRWPIEAIQHLTLEEYVNVSNEDTLAYWLEHKTKILGSIRGGDSSKFGIYKRSKNPKGGRAHIQHGEVYSWNKKFGATEQEAFESIKKQLLDVYTFIKTGELEQIESLGISDTLKWKFAFLNQDRDNPVIVGIYQKQMLESATGMTKAPRSKLYRELMQNRGDTDIITYGRQIWSANSTEDEQEAVIIEDEESQLETQINDDNCSTLNAILYGSPGTGKTYSTINHALKIIEPEFYEQHKHDREALKNQFDKQLKANRIGFVTFHQSFSYEDFIEGLRANSDNLGQLTYQIEDGIFKRMCNAAKAKPQLSLSQKRVDIAGKKIWKMSLGNTLGDEGGIYHQCIENNYVLLGYGKNIDFTSCNTRKDVINKYRSENVNIREDKESTDYGVTSVFHFKSEMNIGDLIVISDGNQKFRAIAEVTSDYEYDPYAIENGHYAQKRRVIWHRVYEYSLPAEELFDRSISQMTLYRLRTPTINLDKLQHLLKGNELATKKVIVEPGYQFKGYKVQAITDEEIMIIKPNGSHLPISRSIVHELLNLVRQKIITIKDIADKKVFDRVHIPLEKYLINGYPNVLAPLVEGIINYGIANEVTSNSEKRVLIIDEINRGNIANIFGELITLIEPSKRAGGKESLTVKLPYSKEPFSVPSNLYIIGTMNTADKSLAQLDIALRRRFKFIEMMPDYTVLKDIKVDEINISKMLETINKRIELLYDREHTIGHSFLLPLKTESTIEKLAEIFELEIIPLLEEYFFEDWERVSQVLGDHLKPNKSDLRFINEKFSEEEIELLLGDELDKHGIQRFERNNKALSQPQAYIGIYNPNAETTE